The proteins below are encoded in one region of bacterium BMS3Abin08:
- the cbiKp gene encoding sirohydrochlorin cobaltochelatase CbiKP precursor encodes MKKTGLLLTLTLIFSVFLFSFADRSTAMLKTMTLKRNPAIVIAAFGTTTKARVTYDFFEEQLRKELPAKYKNYEIRWAFTSEIVRERANRKFKKAGINKKFLSLAQVISNLEDEGYRKIVVQPLHIFPGIEYESVLGMVEGLRETFKDFNLRIEVGEPLLQYWWDMTTVVDVLRSDFLKQGEGCNVLASHGTGETAVGSNITYLGLERRLSLEFDNVFLGSVEGVTSKEAALANVRACKAKNVKFIPFMFVAGDHIMNDIMGAKPRKNGALSWSLEMKKEGFRTGATTVLYKGKKYFKGLGFYPEVDSVFIKGIVRLLKKFEF; translated from the coding sequence ATGAAAAAGACAGGATTATTATTGACCTTGACGCTGATATTTTCGGTGTTCCTTTTTTCTTTTGCGGACAGATCAACGGCCATGTTAAAGACCATGACCCTTAAAAGGAATCCGGCCATAGTGATTGCTGCATTCGGGACGACTACAAAGGCACGGGTCACCTATGACTTCTTTGAGGAGCAGCTGAGGAAGGAGCTGCCGGCCAAATACAAGAATTACGAGATACGCTGGGCCTTTACATCCGAAATAGTCCGCGAAAGGGCCAACCGGAAGTTCAAAAAGGCCGGGATTAATAAGAAATTCCTTAGTCTCGCCCAGGTTATATCGAACCTTGAAGACGAAGGTTACAGGAAAATAGTGGTTCAGCCATTGCACATCTTTCCGGGCATAGAGTATGAAAGTGTACTCGGGATGGTTGAAGGGTTGAGGGAGACCTTTAAAGACTTCAACCTGAGGATCGAGGTCGGAGAGCCGCTCCTTCAGTACTGGTGGGATATGACAACTGTGGTGGATGTATTGCGGAGTGATTTTCTCAAACAGGGAGAGGGCTGTAATGTACTTGCCTCCCATGGCACGGGAGAGACAGCCGTCGGGAGTAATATAACCTATCTCGGCCTTGAGAGGAGATTGTCTCTGGAGTTTGACAATGTCTTCCTGGGGAGTGTCGAAGGGGTAACATCCAAGGAAGCCGCACTCGCAAATGTCAGGGCCTGCAAGGCAAAGAATGTGAAATTCATCCCCTTTATGTTTGTTGCCGGGGACCATATCATGAATGACATAATGGGTGCCAAGCCCCGTAAGAACGGAGCACTTTCGTGGTCCCTCGAGATGAAGAAGGAAGGATTCCGGACCGGGGCAACTACGGTTTTATACAAGGGCAAAAAATATTTCAAGGGCCTCGGGTTCTATCCGGAGGTAGACAGTGTCTTCATCAAGGGTATCGTCAGGTTGCTGAAGAAATTTGAGTTTTAA
- the drrA_1 gene encoding daunorubicin/doxorubicin resistance ATP-binding protein DrrA: protein MNALSVKGLSRKFGKKVAVNGIGFSIGAGEFVGLLGPNGAGKTTTIRLLTGLTRPDGGEVSYFGKDFFRYSKEAKGFLGVVHQYSNLDRDLTAYENLYLHTILHGMPKQARGEKIEEALEFAGLAEYRDRQVKTFSGGMKRRLVIVRALLHAPKILFLDEPTVGLDPQIRRSLWDLIVKVNLTKKMAILLTTHYIEEAERLCQRVMIINKGDIIASGSPKELKRDLGRFVLEVFHEDRIEERFFSKREDALEELKGSALSCRIRGVTLEDVFLKLTGRRINV, encoded by the coding sequence ATGAATGCGCTTTCAGTAAAGGGACTCTCAAGGAAATTCGGTAAGAAGGTTGCTGTAAACGGTATCGGATTTTCGATCGGTGCAGGGGAGTTTGTCGGTCTTCTCGGCCCCAACGGTGCCGGAAAGACAACCACTATAAGGTTGCTCACCGGCCTTACAAGGCCCGATGGTGGAGAGGTGTCCTACTTTGGCAAGGATTTTTTCCGTTATTCGAAAGAGGCAAAGGGTTTCCTTGGTGTGGTTCATCAGTACAGCAATCTTGACCGCGACCTGACTGCTTACGAAAACCTCTATCTGCATACAATACTGCATGGTATGCCTAAACAGGCAAGAGGGGAAAAGATAGAGGAAGCCCTTGAGTTTGCAGGTCTTGCAGAGTACAGGGACCGGCAGGTCAAGACGTTCTCCGGAGGCATGAAGAGGAGACTCGTTATCGTAAGGGCGCTGCTCCATGCACCGAAGATACTCTTTCTCGATGAGCCCACCGTCGGGCTCGATCCTCAGATAAGGCGGAGTCTCTGGGATCTGATTGTAAAGGTCAACCTGACGAAAAAGATGGCAATCCTCCTTACCACTCATTATATAGAGGAGGCTGAGAGGCTCTGCCAGAGGGTGATGATTATCAACAAGGGAGACATAATAGCCTCTGGCAGCCCCAAGGAGCTGAAGAGGGATCTCGGGAGGTTTGTCCTTGAGGTCTTTCATGAAGACAGGATAGAGGAGAGGTTTTTCTCCAAGAGGGAGGACGCCCTTGAAGAACTGAAGGGATCCGCCCTTTCGTGCAGGATAAGGGGGGTCACATTAGAGGATGTATTTCTGAAACTCACAGGCAGGAGAATAAATGTTTAA